A portion of the Macaca mulatta isolate MMU2019108-1 chromosome 4, T2T-MMU8v2.0, whole genome shotgun sequence genome contains these proteins:
- the GPR6 gene encoding G-protein coupled receptor 6, with protein sequence MQGANPAAMNASAASLNDSQVVVVAAEGAAAAATATGGPDTGEWGPPAAAALGAGGGANGSLELSSQLSAGPPGLLLPAVNPWDVLLCVSGTVIAGENALVVALIASTPALRTPMFVLVGSLATADLLAGCGLILHFVFQYVVPSETVSLLTVGFLVASFAASVSSLLAITVDRYLSLYNALTYYSRRTLLGVHLLLAATWTVSLGLGLLPVLGWNCLAERAACSVVRPLARSHVVLLSVAFFMVFGIMLHLYVRICQVVWRHAHQIALQQHCLAPPHLAATRKGVGTLAVVLGTFGASWLPFAIYCVVGSHEDPAVYTYATLLPATYNSMINPIIYAFRNQEIQRALWLLFCGCFQSKVPFRSRSPSEV encoded by the coding sequence ATGCAGGGTGCAAATCCGGCCGCAATGAACGCGAGCGCCGCCTCGCTCAACGACTCCCAGGTGGTGGTAGTGGCGGCCGaaggagcggcggcggcggccacAGCAACAGGGGGGCCGGACACCGGCGAATGGGGACCCCCTGCTGCTGCGGCTCTGGGAGCCGGCGGCGGAGCTAATGGGTCTCTGGAGCTGTCCTCGCAGCTGTCGGCTGGGCCACCGGGACTCCTGCTGCCAGCGGTGAATCCGTGGGACGTGCTCCTATGCGTGTCGGGGACAGTGATCGCTGGAGAAAATGCGCTGGTGGTGGCGCTCATCGCGTCCACTCCGGCGCTGCGCACGCCCATGTTCGTGCTGGTGGGCAGTCTGGCCACCGCTGACCTGCTGGCGGGCTGTGGCCTCATCTTGCACTTTGTGTTCCAGTACGTGGTGCCCTCGGAGACTGTGAGTCTGCTCACGGTGGGCTTCCTCGTGGCTTCCTTCGCCGCTTCTGTCAGCAGCCTGCTGGCCATTACGGTGGACCGCTACCTGTCCCTGTATAACGCGCTCACCTATTACTCGCGCCGGACCCTGTTGGGCGTGCACCTCCTGCTTGCCGCCACCTGGACCGTGTCCCTAGGCCTGGGGCTGCTGCCTGTGCTGGGCTGGAACTGCCTGGCAGAGCGTGCCGCCTGCAGCGTGGTGCGCCCGCTGGCGCGCAGCCACGTGGTGCTGCTCTCCGTCGCCTTCTTCATGGTCTTCGGCATCATGCTGCACCTGTACGTGCGCATCTGCCAGGTGGTCTGGCGCCACGCGCACCAGATCGCGCTGCAGCAGCACTGCCTGGCGCCACCCCACCTCGCCGCCACCAGAAAAGGTGTGGGTACGCTGGCTGTTGTGCTGGGCACTTTCGGCGCCAGCTGGCTGCCCTTCGCCATCTATTGCGTGGTGGGCAGCCACGAGGACCCGGCAGTCTACACTTACGCCACCCTGCTGCCCGCCACCTACAACTCCATGATCAATCCCATCATCTATGCCTTCCGCAACCAGGAGATTCAGCGCGCCCTGTGGCTCCTGTTTTGTGGCTGTTTCCAGTCCAAAGTGCCCTTTCGTTCCAGGTCCCCCAGCGAGGTCTGA